The Neoarius graeffei isolate fNeoGra1 chromosome 12, fNeoGra1.pri, whole genome shotgun sequence genome window below encodes:
- the LOC132894730 gene encoding paraneoplastic antigen Ma2-like → MSLLSSWCKGEGVNPRHAVVVSDVPDDSEIGEIESTFQNIKVLGCVCVGGCMCDPQTQKLVVLCECREVVRTQALPSEVKPSDGNNPWALSGPDDDTTVVFKTKSTNPSTPKLSPGPSRCDAQSEPPPPDAPASIPMDTFFKVIENLMEKTSRPYEGHAFKRLRVFSGIFPTPAGEESLDTWLEQARLMIDESELPSCEKRKRIIECLKGPAFDIAQAVHSNDPNATPDDFLTALEKAFGSMESREDLYIMFRSMQQHSGESLSDFLRRLERMLTKVVRKGGLHPSWRDQARVEQLLRGTFESELMLVQLHLRERRYNPPTFLELLNEIREEEDHQLLRCISLCT, encoded by the coding sequence aTGTCGCTGCTTAGTAGCTGGTGTAAAGGGGAGGGAGTAAATCCGAGGCATGCTGTAGTGGTCAGTGATGTTCCCGATGACAGTGAGATAGGTGAAATAGAGAGTACTTTTCAGAACATAAAGGTTTtggggtgtgtatgtgtgggtggtTGTATGTGTGACCCCCAGACTCAGAAGCTGGTAGTGCTTTGTGAGTGCAGAGAGGTGGTCAGAACACAGGCCCTGCCTAGTGAAGTGAAGCCATCTGATGGCAATAATCCATGGGCACTTAGCGGGCCAGATGATGACACTACAGTAGTGTTCAAGACCAAGAGCACCAACCCCTCAACCCCAAAGCTGTCGCCAGGTCCCTCAAGATGTGATGCCCAGAGTGAGCCTCCTCCTCCTGATGCGCCAGCCTCCATTCCAATGGACACGTTCTTCAAGGTCATAGAGAACCTCATGGAGAAGACCTCAAGACCATATGAGGGCCATGCATTCAAACGGCTTCGTGTGTTTTCCGGGATTTTCCCCACgcctgctggagaggagagtttgGACACCTGGTTAGAGCAGGCCCGTCTGATGATTGATGAGAGTGAGCTCCCTAGCTGTGAGAAACGGAAGAGGATCATCGAGTGCTTGAAAGGTCCAGCTTTTGATATAGCTCAGGCTGTCCATAGTAACGACCCTAACGCCACCCCTGATGACTTCCTGACTGCACTGGAAAAGGCTTTTGGCTCCATGGAGTCTAGAGAAGATCTTTACATAATGTTCCGATCCATGCAGCAGCATTCTGGTGAGAGCCTGTCTGACTTCTTGAGACGCCTGGAACGGATGCTGACAAAAGTTGTTCGGAAGGGAGGACTTCACCCGTCATGGAGGGACCAGGCCCGAGTGGAACAGTTACTGCGTGGTACCTTTGAGTCAGAGCTGATGTTAGTGCAGTTGCACCTTCGAGAGCGAAGATACAACCCCCCCACTTTCCTGGAGCTGCTAAACGAGATTCGTGAAGAGGAAGACCACCAGCTTTTGCGATGCATCTCCCTGTGCACGTAA